In a genomic window of [Empedobacter] haloabium:
- a CDS encoding DUF4019 domain-containing protein, with amino-acid sequence MRTAMATMSRWHGAVLAAALLAAPAWAQEPESVADAQEAAERWLAQVDAGNYASSWRDGAASFRTAVPQQQWEATMRQLRGGLGSVGDRALKSASFTKTLPGLPDGQYVVIQYTTQFANKEQAVETVTPMREADGSWRVSGYYIR; translated from the coding sequence ATGCGAACGGCAATGGCGACGATGTCCCGGTGGCATGGTGCGGTCCTGGCGGCCGCGCTGCTGGCCGCGCCCGCGTGGGCGCAGGAACCGGAATCCGTGGCGGACGCCCAGGAAGCGGCCGAGCGCTGGCTGGCCCAGGTCGACGCCGGCAACTACGCCTCGTCCTGGCGCGACGGCGCCGCGTCGTTCCGCACCGCCGTGCCGCAGCAGCAGTGGGAGGCGACGATGCGCCAACTGCGCGGCGGGCTCGGCTCGGTAGGCGACCGCGCGCTCAAATCCGCCTCGTTCACGAAGACGCTGCCGGGGCTGCCGGACGGCCAGTACGTGGTGATCCAGTACACGACCCAGTTCGCCAACAAGGAGCAGGCGGTGGAGACGGTCACGCCGATGCGCGAGGCCGATGGCAGCTGGCGGGTGTCGGGCTACTACATCCGCTAG
- a CDS encoding DJ-1/PfpI family protein, with protein sequence MRSICHLLLLILAVLGLTQDSAHAGAVVPNPDKKIAIVLFDGVDIIDFSGPFEIFLTAGMDVVTVSPDGKSVTSGGGMKIAPTYSYADAPAVDAIVVPGGGIGPVVKDAATHAWLRTRQARGELLLGVCNGAFTLANAGLLDGLRATTTADNVDKLRQAHPRIQVVRDARVVDSGRVVTTGGLSAGIDGALHVVTRLKGRGKAQFVAEALEYNWQPEGSFLPGLRAFHLMHQTVADSDLGDAGRIETLVSTEGDERRWQYVWHVRSSLDSTALAARIDTSLAAERQQMGMQPPFTASPGHRWRFTDGDGHPWEETLQVTPVAGTPQLHEVRLGIVRLPAAAAAPGG encoded by the coding sequence ATGCGTTCCATTTGCCATCTGCTGCTGCTCATCCTGGCCGTGCTCGGGCTGACGCAAGACAGCGCCCATGCCGGGGCGGTCGTGCCCAATCCGGACAAGAAGATCGCCATCGTGTTGTTCGACGGTGTCGACATCATCGATTTCTCGGGGCCCTTCGAGATCTTCCTGACCGCCGGCATGGATGTCGTTACCGTCAGCCCGGACGGCAAGAGCGTGACGAGCGGCGGCGGCATGAAGATCGCGCCGACCTACAGCTACGCCGACGCGCCTGCCGTGGATGCCATCGTGGTGCCGGGCGGGGGCATTGGCCCCGTCGTCAAGGATGCCGCGACCCACGCCTGGCTGCGCACGCGCCAGGCGCGCGGCGAGCTGCTGCTCGGGGTCTGCAACGGCGCCTTCACGCTGGCCAATGCAGGCCTGCTGGACGGCCTGCGCGCCACCACCACGGCCGACAACGTCGACAAACTGCGCCAGGCCCACCCGCGCATCCAGGTCGTGCGCGATGCGCGCGTCGTGGACAGCGGCCGTGTCGTGACGACGGGTGGACTGTCCGCCGGCATCGACGGCGCACTGCACGTGGTGACGCGACTGAAAGGCCGCGGCAAGGCGCAATTCGTGGCCGAGGCCCTGGAATACAACTGGCAACCGGAGGGCAGCTTCCTGCCGGGCCTGCGGGCGTTCCACCTGATGCACCAGACCGTGGCCGATTCCGACCTGGGCGATGCCGGCCGCATCGAAACGCTGGTCAGCACGGAAGGCGACGAGCGACGCTGGCAGTACGTCTGGCATGTGCGCTCGAGCCTGGACAGCACGGCACTGGCGGCGCGGATCGACACGTCGCTGGCCGCCGAGCGCCAGCAGATGGGCATGCAACCGCCGTTCACGGCGTCGCCGGGCCACCGCTGGCGCTTCACCGACGGCGACGGCCATCCGTGGGAAGAGACGCTGCAGGTGACGCCGGTAGCCGGGACGCCACAGCTGCACGAGGTACGGCTGGGCATCGTCCGCCTGCCAGCGGCGGCCGCGGCGCCGGGCGGTTAG
- a CDS encoding GGDEF domain-containing protein, producing MSAVLLAAMLCAAPVRADDAAVLAELRAIADLSYSANPAAIKRLEELRATLPPNVSYRVQRELLLTRHSLQRDAGQAEQAGETLDTLRELALANNDRDTVLLARLGRADRLLDQGKPMQVLALLDALRPQLGAHPPRQLQNWLDLAYGDAYSGTSQFDKALSRYLAVLSRTEGDDVATLRERLQIMMLISRLYVNMNNPEKGLAMATNALETYRSVMPARPMAWLLFAQGTAYISLERNAEGLAAFEAALATAERAGLVAMEGVILGNVADHYLRTRQYAKAEAAARRALVKSVQVNDVSSVLMAKANLGFALGGQGKLDAALPYVREVIDDLRSSNSLGDLVNMLDETSRMFEAAGRSQEALRFVRDQQTVQKKLLVSERDQAVAALQEKFEADRRQRQIDQLARDNQVKDTVISNKRQEQLIIAVAAALLLVAGVFVYVQYRRARRANAELARLNVQLEYHATRDPLTGLFNRRVFTERMQRRAGLPEAERRQQRGSGVDVLTIIDIDHFKSINDRWGHAVGDRTLVEVARRLTEAVRTSDMVLRWGGEEFLVFAPGVPPDQVDGMVERLLAAVGTLPVDCGDVQVPVKISAGAVPMPFCDLPETQFSWEKAVQLADMGLYHAKTHGRNRAVVVGGLAEPVRGALAQTESDFDAAVAQGVVQVAVVPGPDSAA from the coding sequence GTGAGCGCCGTGCTGCTCGCGGCAATGCTGTGCGCGGCCCCCGTGCGTGCCGACGACGCCGCAGTGCTGGCGGAACTGCGCGCCATCGCGGATTTGTCGTACAGCGCCAATCCGGCCGCCATCAAGCGGCTCGAGGAGCTGCGCGCGACCTTGCCGCCCAACGTGTCCTACCGCGTACAGCGCGAGCTGCTGCTGACGCGCCATTCGCTGCAGCGCGACGCCGGCCAGGCCGAGCAGGCCGGCGAGACGCTGGACACGCTGCGCGAACTGGCACTGGCCAACAATGACCGCGACACCGTGCTGCTGGCCCGGTTGGGACGGGCCGACCGCCTGCTGGACCAGGGCAAGCCGATGCAGGTGCTGGCCTTGCTGGACGCGCTGCGCCCGCAACTCGGCGCGCACCCGCCCCGTCAACTGCAGAACTGGCTGGACCTGGCGTATGGCGACGCCTACAGCGGCACCAGCCAGTTCGACAAGGCACTGAGCCGCTACCTGGCCGTGCTGAGCCGCACCGAAGGAGACGATGTCGCCACGTTGCGCGAGCGGCTGCAAATCATGATGCTGATCAGCCGCTTGTACGTCAACATGAACAATCCGGAGAAGGGCCTGGCGATGGCGACCAACGCGCTGGAGACGTATCGCAGCGTGATGCCGGCGCGGCCCATGGCCTGGCTGCTGTTCGCGCAGGGCACCGCGTATATCTCGCTGGAGCGCAATGCCGAGGGCCTGGCCGCCTTCGAAGCCGCGCTGGCGACGGCCGAGCGGGCCGGCCTGGTGGCAATGGAGGGCGTCATCCTCGGCAACGTCGCCGATCACTACCTGCGCACCAGGCAATACGCCAAGGCGGAGGCGGCGGCGCGCCGCGCGCTGGTCAAATCGGTGCAGGTCAACGACGTCAGCTCGGTCCTGATGGCCAAGGCCAACCTGGGCTTCGCGCTGGGCGGCCAGGGCAAGCTCGATGCCGCACTGCCCTACGTGCGCGAGGTGATCGACGACCTGCGCAGTTCGAATTCGCTGGGCGACCTGGTCAACATGCTGGACGAAACCAGCCGCATGTTCGAAGCGGCCGGCCGCTCGCAGGAGGCATTGCGCTTCGTGCGCGACCAGCAGACGGTGCAGAAAAAGCTGCTGGTGTCGGAACGCGACCAGGCCGTGGCCGCGCTGCAGGAGAAATTCGAGGCGGACCGGCGCCAGCGCCAGATCGACCAGCTGGCGCGCGACAACCAGGTCAAGGACACGGTCATCAGCAACAAGCGCCAGGAGCAGCTGATCATCGCCGTGGCGGCCGCGCTGCTGCTGGTGGCCGGCGTGTTCGTCTACGTGCAGTACCGCCGCGCGCGGCGCGCCAACGCGGAACTGGCGCGCCTGAACGTGCAGCTGGAGTATCACGCCACGCGCGATCCGTTGACGGGCTTGTTCAACCGGCGCGTGTTCACGGAACGCATGCAGCGCCGTGCCGGCCTGCCGGAAGCGGAACGGCGCCAGCAGCGCGGCAGTGGCGTCGACGTGCTGACGATCATCGACATCGACCACTTCAAGTCGATCAACGACCGCTGGGGCCACGCGGTGGGCGACCGCACGCTGGTCGAGGTGGCGCGCCGGCTGACGGAGGCGGTGCGCACCAGCGACATGGTGCTGCGCTGGGGCGGCGAGGAATTCCTCGTGTTCGCGCCGGGCGTGCCGCCGGACCAGGTGGACGGCATGGTCGAGCGCCTGCTGGCGGCGGTCGGCACACTGCCGGTCGACTGCGGCGACGTGCAGGTGCCGGTGAAGATCAGCGCCGGCGCCGTGCCGATGCCGTTCTGCGATCTGCCCGAAACGCAGTTCAGCTGGGAGAAGGCGGTCCAGCTGGCGGACATGGGGCTGTACCACGCCAAGACGCACGGCCGCAACCGCGCGGTGGTCGTCGGCGGGCTGGCCGAACCCGTGCGCGGCGCGCTGGCGCAGACCGAGAGCGATTTCGACGCCGCCGTGGCGCAGGGTGTCGTGCAAGTGGCCGTGGTGCCGGGACCGGACAGCGCGGCCTGA
- a CDS encoding xanthine dehydrogenase family protein molybdopterin-binding subunit, with the protein MLGPKKISRRRFLLSGAGVAGALLVGWGVAPPRQRLKAQAALPVARDAVALNGWVAIAPDNTVSIVVPRAEMGQGVHTALPMLLAEELDVPLAAVRIAPAPQDKIYANLAVMRENLPFHPDDTGYTKAATQWGLAKVARELGINLTGGSSSVKDLWLPMREAGATARGLLIAAASRAWKVAPEQVRSADGWLYHDSSGRKASYGSLAAAAAQETPYEVPLKEPHAFRLIGRAQPRRDARIKSDGTARFGIDARPEGMVYAALRMAPTIGGTIAGINPASVLAMPGVLSVIDFSGALRGQTGAQAGVAVVARTFWQASQAAAALAVRWEAGPHAALSTQGLFDGLAAALDGDDEHVYHSRGDLEQAGTGARVIRAEYRAPLLAHAAMEPVNCTAQVSGGKVRLWLSTQAPSIVVAIAAQVADVDPADVELHEHLLGGGFGRRLEGDMVAQAVAIARECQGRPVQMIWSREDDVMHDVYRPAALARFQATLDAAGTILTWQCRAASGALGHQFARRNLGLPAGGPDKSTVEGVYDMQYEIPHQRIAHVAVDTPVPLGNWRSVGHSQNAFFKESFIDEMAHAAGKDPVALRRAMLLEHPRDLAVLDAAVKRAGTPPPGRAHGVALHQSFGSIVAQVAEVSVEGKEIRVHRVVCAIDCGLAVNPNLVAQQMESSVIFGLSAALGGEITIEDGKVEQTNFGDYPVLRMHQAPIVETIINLSTEPPEGVGEPGVPPVAPAVANAVFKLTGQRLRSLPLRLA; encoded by the coding sequence ATGCTTGGACCCAAGAAGATCTCGCGCCGACGTTTCCTGCTGAGCGGTGCCGGCGTGGCCGGCGCCCTGCTGGTGGGCTGGGGCGTGGCGCCGCCGCGCCAGCGCCTGAAGGCACAGGCGGCGCTGCCGGTGGCGCGCGATGCCGTCGCCCTGAACGGCTGGGTGGCGATCGCGCCGGACAACACCGTCTCCATCGTCGTGCCGCGCGCCGAGATGGGGCAGGGCGTGCACACGGCGCTGCCGATGCTGCTGGCCGAGGAGCTGGACGTGCCGCTGGCTGCCGTGCGGATCGCCCCGGCGCCGCAGGACAAGATCTATGCCAATCTCGCCGTGATGCGCGAGAACTTGCCGTTCCATCCGGACGACACCGGCTACACGAAGGCGGCGACGCAGTGGGGCCTGGCCAAGGTGGCGCGCGAGCTGGGGATCAACCTGACGGGCGGCTCCTCCAGTGTCAAGGACCTGTGGCTGCCGATGCGCGAGGCCGGCGCCACCGCGCGTGGCCTGCTGATCGCGGCTGCCAGCCGGGCCTGGAAGGTCGCGCCGGAGCAGGTGCGCAGCGCGGACGGCTGGCTGTACCACGACAGCAGCGGCCGCAAGGCCAGCTATGGCAGCCTGGCCGCGGCCGCCGCGCAGGAAACCCCGTACGAGGTGCCGCTGAAGGAACCGCACGCGTTTCGCCTGATCGGGCGCGCCCAGCCGCGCCGCGACGCCCGCATCAAGAGCGACGGCACGGCGCGCTTCGGCATCGACGCGCGTCCCGAAGGCATGGTGTATGCGGCGCTGCGCATGGCGCCGACCATCGGCGGCACCATTGCCGGCATCAACCCCGCCAGCGTGCTGGCCATGCCGGGGGTGCTGAGCGTGATCGATTTTTCCGGCGCGCTGCGCGGCCAGACGGGCGCGCAGGCCGGCGTGGCGGTGGTCGCGCGCACGTTCTGGCAGGCCAGCCAGGCCGCGGCCGCGCTGGCCGTGCGCTGGGAGGCCGGGCCGCACGCGGCGTTGTCCACGCAGGGGCTGTTCGACGGCCTGGCCGCGGCGCTGGACGGCGACGACGAGCATGTGTATCACAGCCGCGGCGACCTGGAACAGGCCGGCACCGGCGCGCGCGTCATCCGCGCCGAGTACCGCGCGCCGCTGCTGGCCCATGCGGCGATGGAACCGGTCAATTGCACGGCCCAGGTCAGCGGCGGCAAGGTGCGCCTGTGGCTGTCCACGCAGGCGCCGTCGATCGTCGTCGCCATCGCCGCGCAGGTGGCGGACGTGGACCCGGCCGACGTCGAGCTGCACGAGCACCTGCTGGGCGGCGGCTTCGGCCGGCGCCTGGAAGGGGACATGGTGGCGCAGGCCGTGGCCATCGCGCGCGAGTGCCAGGGCCGTCCGGTGCAGATGATCTGGTCGCGCGAGGACGACGTCATGCACGACGTCTACCGGCCGGCCGCGCTGGCGCGCTTCCAGGCCACGCTGGACGCGGCCGGCACGATCCTGACGTGGCAGTGCCGCGCCGCCAGCGGCGCGCTGGGGCACCAGTTCGCCCGGCGCAATCTGGGCCTGCCCGCGGGCGGGCCGGACAAGAGCACCGTCGAGGGCGTGTACGACATGCAGTACGAGATCCCGCACCAGCGCATCGCCCACGTGGCCGTGGACACGCCCGTACCGCTGGGGAACTGGCGCTCCGTCGGCCACTCGCAGAACGCCTTTTTCAAGGAGAGCTTCATCGACGAGATGGCCCATGCGGCCGGCAAGGACCCGGTCGCGCTGCGCCGCGCGATGCTGCTGGAGCACCCGCGCGACCTGGCCGTGCTGGACGCGGCCGTCAAGCGCGCCGGCACGCCGCCGCCGGGCCGCGCGCACGGCGTGGCGCTGCACCAGAGCTTCGGCTCGATCGTGGCGCAGGTGGCGGAAGTGTCGGTCGAAGGCAAGGAAATCCGCGTGCACCGGGTGGTGTGCGCGATCGACTGCGGCCTGGCCGTCAACCCGAACCTGGTGGCGCAGCAGATGGAATCGTCCGTCATCTTCGGCCTGTCGGCCGCGCTGGGCGGGGAGATCACGATCGAGGACGGCAAGGTCGAGCAGACCAATTTCGGCGACTATCCGGTGCTGCGGATGCACCAGGCGCCGATCGTCGAGACCATCATCAACCTGTCCACCGAACCGCCCGAAGGGGTCGGCGAACCCGGCGTGCCGCCGGTGGCGCCGGCGGTGGCCAATGCCGTGTTCAAGCTGACCGGGCAGCGCTTGCGCAGCTTGCCGCTAAGATTGGCGTGA
- a CDS encoding GlxA family transcriptional regulator translates to MHQPPHRIVILGLPPAQMLDVTGALDVFTIASDIVEAGGRPRPYVVTLAGPEAGPLMTTSGIALHATHGIGDAPQADTLLVAGGRGARAWAGNAALIAALATLCARTERVGSICTGAFALAATGLLDHQRVTTHWAHFDELAARFPAVAIERDALFVSAGKYHTSAGITAGIDFALALVERDLGAALARAVARELVVFMKRPGGQAQFSTRLLHDTTGSAAERFASLTQWIAEHLADDLCVDVLAARLAMSPRNFVRRFTAALGTTPGKYVLMLRIDEARRLLSEGDLPVTQVAKRCGFQSDEAMRSAFQRHVNTSPTAFRARFRSAAANERLAEKLG, encoded by the coding sequence ATGCACCAGCCGCCGCACCGCATCGTCATCCTCGGGTTGCCGCCTGCCCAGATGCTCGACGTCACCGGCGCGCTGGACGTGTTCACCATCGCCAGCGACATCGTGGAAGCCGGCGGCCGGCCCAGGCCTTATGTCGTCACGCTGGCCGGGCCGGAGGCCGGGCCGCTGATGACGACATCGGGCATTGCGCTGCACGCCACGCATGGGATCGGCGATGCGCCGCAGGCCGATACCCTGCTGGTCGCAGGTGGGCGCGGCGCGCGCGCGTGGGCCGGCAACGCGGCGCTGATCGCGGCGCTGGCCACGCTGTGCGCCCGCACGGAGCGGGTGGGTTCGATCTGCACTGGCGCCTTTGCGCTGGCCGCGACCGGGCTCTTGGACCACCAGCGCGTGACCACCCACTGGGCGCACTTCGACGAGCTGGCGGCCCGCTTCCCGGCGGTCGCCATCGAGCGCGACGCGCTGTTCGTCAGCGCGGGCAAGTACCATACCTCGGCCGGCATCACGGCCGGCATCGATTTCGCGCTGGCCCTGGTCGAACGCGACCTGGGCGCCGCACTGGCGCGCGCCGTCGCGCGCGAGCTGGTGGTGTTCATGAAGCGGCCCGGCGGCCAGGCCCAGTTCAGCACCCGGCTGCTGCACGACACCACGGGCAGCGCGGCCGAGCGCTTCGCCAGCCTTACCCAATGGATCGCCGAGCACCTGGCCGACGACCTGTGCGTGGACGTGCTGGCCGCGCGCCTGGCCATGAGTCCACGCAACTTCGTGCGCCGCTTCACCGCGGCGCTGGGCACGACGCCCGGGAAATACGTGCTGATGCTGCGTATCGACGAGGCTCGCCGGCTGTTGTCCGAAGGCGACCTGCCGGTGACGCAGGTGGCCAAGCGCTGCGGCTTTCAGTCGGACGAAGCGATGCGCAGCGCATTCCAGCGGCACGTCAACACGTCCCCGACGGCGTTCAGGGCGCGTTTTCGCAGCGCCGCCGCGAACGAGCGGTTGGCAGAAAAGCTGGGCTGA
- a CDS encoding thioredoxin family protein, with protein sequence MHSTTLQADNRAEVAAALAQDHLIVACLCAAWCGTCASYRTAFEELAQRNPEKYFLWVDIEDHADLVGDLDVENFPTLLIQHHETVAFFGTMLPDPNVAHRLIQTIAATDPAELRRLADSSAERRDWQRDCNLRVLMGA encoded by the coding sequence ATGCACAGCACTACCCTACAAGCCGACAACCGCGCCGAAGTGGCCGCCGCGCTGGCGCAGGACCACCTGATCGTGGCCTGCCTGTGCGCGGCTTGGTGCGGCACGTGCGCCAGCTACCGCACCGCCTTCGAGGAACTGGCCCAGCGCAATCCCGAGAAATACTTCCTGTGGGTCGACATCGAGGACCACGCCGATCTGGTTGGCGACCTGGATGTCGAGAACTTCCCTACCCTCCTGATCCAGCATCATGAAACCGTCGCGTTCTTCGGCACGATGCTGCCCGACCCGAACGTGGCGCACCGGCTGATCCAGACCATCGCCGCGACCGATCCCGCCGAGCTGCGGCGGCTGGCCGACAGCAGCGCCGAGCGGCGCGACTGGCAGCGCGACTGCAATTTGCGGGTGTTGATGGGGGCGTGA